One segment of Natronosalvus halobius DNA contains the following:
- a CDS encoding helix-turn-helix transcriptional regulator, with translation MTDRERTDPEPRRNRDFVQEVMTRSELLERLADQPRTARELADQLEMARSTVHRAADALEAHGLVEKPADRFESTGLGDVVAGELRTLRTNLEAARRIEPFLNTIDDSAPELPIEHFTDATVTCSGHRQAHVGVKRITDLIEATDSLRMFSSIISPLYVDVARREILDGTEIEVIFDQRIIDIILEQHVEEAMEAFETGRFEVYVAENVPFELFLFDERVGLAAHDESGIARAFVETTDPGARSWAESLYAEYAADTDAFRME, from the coding sequence GTGACTGACCGAGAGCGAACCGATCCGGAACCCCGCCGGAATCGAGACTTCGTCCAGGAGGTGATGACTCGATCCGAGCTCCTGGAACGACTGGCCGATCAACCGCGGACGGCCCGCGAACTGGCCGACCAGCTCGAGATGGCCCGGTCGACCGTTCACCGGGCGGCCGATGCGCTCGAGGCGCACGGGCTCGTCGAGAAACCGGCCGACCGCTTCGAGAGCACCGGCCTCGGCGACGTCGTCGCCGGCGAACTTCGCACGCTTCGAACGAACCTCGAGGCCGCGCGACGGATCGAGCCGTTTCTGAACACGATCGACGATTCGGCGCCGGAGCTCCCGATCGAGCACTTCACCGACGCGACCGTGACCTGTTCGGGCCACCGGCAGGCACACGTCGGCGTCAAGCGCATCACCGATCTCATCGAAGCGACGGACTCCCTCCGAATGTTCTCGAGTATCATCTCGCCACTCTACGTCGACGTGGCCCGACGGGAGATCCTGGACGGCACGGAAATCGAGGTGATCTTCGACCAACGGATCATCGATATCATCCTCGAGCAACACGTCGAGGAGGCGATGGAGGCGTTCGAGACCGGGCGATTCGAGGTCTACGTCGCCGAAAACGTTCCGTTCGAACTCTTTCTCTTCGACGAGCGGGTGGGCCTGGCGGCACACGACGAGTCGGGCATCGCCCGTGCGTTCGTCGAGACGACCGATCCCGGGGCGCGGTCGTGGGCCGAATCGCTCTACGCGGAGTACGCGGCGGACACGGACGCGTTCCGGATGGAGTGA
- a CDS encoding HalOD1 output domain-containing protein, producing MDRNLDTVVRETSTDAYELRLDDDRETTVSIAEAMATIQGCSSTDLRPLYHDVDPALLERVGSRSSRQSFHFVSNGFDVTVRGTGTVRIEHLD from the coding sequence ATGGACCGTAATCTCGATACCGTGGTACGGGAAACCTCTACAGACGCGTACGAACTTCGACTCGACGACGACCGCGAAACGACAGTGTCGATCGCCGAGGCAATGGCGACGATTCAGGGCTGTTCGTCGACCGATCTGCGACCGCTCTACCACGATGTCGATCCAGCCCTGCTCGAACGCGTCGGCTCCCGGTCGAGCCGACAGTCGTTTCACTTCGTGAGCAACGGCTTCGATGTCACTGTCCGTGGCACCGGCACGGTTCGAATCGAGCACCTGGACTGA
- a CDS encoding DUF7344 domain-containing protein — protein sequence MTTNIPSPALFEQPNVATSTFDLLADQRRRVVVRYLEETTGPATLGELAEEISSRESSHRLHSISDHADAQHDHLRSITISLHHVHIPKLADADAIDYDPETKTALLTETGERIAARMDAICGEPRDTYDRSS from the coding sequence ATGACGACGAACATCCCATCACCAGCGCTGTTCGAGCAGCCCAACGTAGCGACCTCGACGTTCGACCTTCTGGCCGACCAGCGGCGCCGCGTGGTGGTACGGTACCTCGAGGAAACGACCGGCCCGGCGACCCTCGGGGAATTAGCCGAGGAAATCTCGTCTCGCGAATCGAGCCATCGGTTGCACTCGATCTCAGACCACGCGGACGCCCAGCACGACCACCTCCGGTCGATCACGATCTCGCTCCACCACGTACACATTCCAAAACTCGCTGACGCGGACGCGATCGACTACGACCCGGAGACGAAGACAGCCCTCCTCACCGAAACCGGGGAACGCATCGCCGCCCGGATGGACGCGATCTGTGGCGAGCCACGAGACACCTACGATCGCTCGTCGTAG
- a CDS encoding aldehyde ferredoxin oxidoreductase family protein: protein MNHARGPLLTIDLENRSWETESIDDVLEHYVGGRAVGTKLAHDRIPFDADPFGPENRLFFATGPLQHSTMSFTGRMSATGLSPLTDGLLSSNAGGFLSRNFTATGYGAVEVAGESDDLVIVHVTDNGVEFEDASALEGAETSEICEYIEDEHGLEAEHTVTIGPAGENRVRFASIMTSRERAFGRGGLGAVLGSKKVKAITFDGDSTHDVEIPPLQMDVHREAAQSDHIMKRQGTSSMTEFASTVEALPTRYFSELSFEGAEGISGDRVEEKKYKKGTCSACAFACKLPTRDDESGLETEGPEYETVMAFGSNAGVDDIVDVMQSNKLCDELGMDTISAGDVVSAYLASEDAFGDADLIHETVERIAHREGIGDTLAEGVDRIHDELGVDNWSVKGLEFPAHDGRTLNGQGLSFATSNRGADHMYAEFYSLEYPLVDQDQAIDKEGLEGKPSKVVEKENLNVVKDSAVLCKFSRDFVDADRLETLLDADYDDLLAIGGEVVAMERHFNNRRGMDRADDRLPYDLPGFDDALSAYYAERGWNDDGTVPTEAVGAGEPVSSDD from the coding sequence ATGAACCACGCCAGGGGACCACTGCTCACGATCGACCTCGAGAACCGTTCGTGGGAGACCGAATCGATCGACGACGTACTCGAGCACTACGTCGGCGGTCGTGCGGTCGGGACAAAACTCGCTCACGACCGAATTCCGTTCGACGCGGACCCGTTCGGGCCCGAGAACCGCCTCTTCTTCGCGACGGGGCCGCTCCAGCACTCGACGATGAGTTTTACCGGACGGATGTCGGCGACAGGGCTTTCGCCGCTGACCGACGGCCTGCTCTCCTCGAACGCCGGGGGCTTCCTCTCGCGGAACTTCACGGCGACGGGCTACGGCGCCGTCGAGGTCGCGGGCGAGAGCGACGACCTCGTGATCGTGCACGTTACGGACAACGGCGTCGAGTTCGAGGACGCGTCGGCGCTCGAGGGGGCCGAGACGAGCGAAATCTGTGAGTACATCGAGGACGAACACGGCCTCGAGGCCGAGCACACGGTGACGATCGGCCCCGCAGGCGAGAACCGGGTTCGCTTCGCCTCGATCATGACCTCCCGCGAACGCGCGTTCGGCCGCGGCGGCCTCGGAGCCGTGCTCGGGTCGAAGAAAGTCAAGGCGATCACCTTCGACGGAGATTCGACGCACGACGTCGAGATTCCGCCCCTTCAGATGGACGTCCACCGCGAGGCCGCCCAGTCCGACCACATCATGAAACGGCAGGGCACCTCCTCGATGACCGAGTTCGCGAGCACGGTCGAGGCCCTACCGACGCGGTACTTCTCGGAACTGAGCTTCGAGGGCGCCGAAGGCATCAGCGGCGACCGGGTCGAGGAGAAGAAGTACAAGAAGGGGACCTGCTCGGCATGTGCGTTCGCCTGCAAACTCCCGACCAGGGACGACGAATCCGGCCTCGAGACCGAGGGCCCGGAGTACGAGACGGTGATGGCGTTCGGCTCGAACGCCGGCGTCGACGACATCGTCGACGTGATGCAGTCGAACAAACTGTGTGACGAACTCGGGATGGACACCATCTCCGCGGGCGACGTCGTCTCGGCGTACCTCGCGAGCGAGGACGCCTTCGGCGACGCCGACCTGATCCACGAGACCGTCGAAAGAATCGCCCACCGGGAGGGAATTGGCGATACGCTCGCCGAGGGCGTCGACCGCATCCACGACGAACTGGGCGTCGACAACTGGTCGGTCAAGGGCCTCGAGTTCCCCGCCCACGACGGCCGCACGCTCAACGGGCAGGGACTGTCCTTTGCCACGTCCAACCGCGGTGCCGATCACATGTACGCCGAGTTCTACTCGCTCGAGTACCCGCTGGTCGACCAGGACCAGGCAATCGACAAGGAGGGGCTCGAGGGGAAACCCTCGAAGGTCGTCGAGAAGGAGAACCTGAACGTCGTCAAGGACAGCGCGGTCCTGTGTAAGTTCTCCCGGGACTTCGTCGACGCCGACCGCCTCGAGACGCTGCTCGACGCGGACTACGACGACCTGCTGGCTATCGGCGGTGAGGTCGTCGCGATGGAGCGCCACTTCAACAACCGGCGCGGCATGGATCGGGCTGACGACCGACTGCCCTACGATCTTCCGGGCTTCGACGACGCCCTGTCGGCGTATTACGCCGAGCGTGGCTGGAACGACGACGGCACCGTCCCGACAGAAGCCGTCGGTGCGGGCGAGCCGGTCTCGAGCGACGACTGA
- a CDS encoding PLD nuclease N-terminal domain-containing protein, which yields MDSLGLATLVLASITFFAGLAAYVYRDAREVGMSNPRKWAVIVFAVPVYGAIVYLLARSELDYDPETDPYRGGAVNVHPSRADEVPWTVRSGTDEDVGEDGSGDADAEDEWNDPAPLEDLEDLGADEGDRE from the coding sequence ATGGACTCGCTGGGGCTCGCCACGCTCGTTCTCGCCTCGATCACGTTTTTCGCCGGTCTCGCTGCGTACGTCTACCGCGACGCCCGCGAAGTCGGGATGTCTAACCCGCGGAAGTGGGCCGTGATCGTGTTCGCGGTGCCGGTCTACGGCGCCATCGTCTACTTGCTCGCTCGCAGCGAACTGGACTACGACCCCGAGACGGACCCCTACCGGGGCGGCGCCGTCAACGTCCACCCCTCGAGGGCCGACGAGGTGCCCTGGACTGTTCGGTCGGGGACCGACGAGGATGTGGGTGAGGATGGAAGCGGAGACGCTGATGCCGAAGACGAGTGGAACGATCCCGCGCCGCTCGAGGACCTCGAGGACCTCGGGGCCGACGAGGGCGACCGCGAGTGA
- a CDS encoding digeranylgeranylglycerophospholipid reductase: MNGDCDVVIAGAGPAGAQCARDLAARGYDVVVLETEAEDEFPKQSNKSTAGTFPSMMASFGIPDDVVQQFTESVVLESPNDYYVQDQPGAVLDFGKFKRFLVEDGREKGAEYRFDSRATAPITEGDEPVGVTYSGSEELLADIVIDATGPAAPLAKKLGVSDLKRKNHAIGIEYELEGIEVDHPDYADLTDAMMLRLDHDIAPGGYSWIFHTGEDTAKVGVCYIQNDSHHQHGRDNFNIDDYLQHWIDTDPRFAEAERIEGRQHRGSAHIQPPGQIHTDRFMAIGDTVPTVDPLWGEGIHTCMKSGRAAAVAADSCLKHGQIEPTADNLAVYDTLWHRDVAPNVDTRLLMTHLLYLASNDRYDDLMADLNRFDTDTLAQANKGSRLALAKLLGVRDLPLIARVLRARREWYN; the protein is encoded by the coding sequence ATGAACGGAGATTGCGACGTAGTGATCGCCGGGGCTGGGCCCGCTGGTGCGCAGTGTGCGCGGGACCTGGCTGCCCGCGGATACGACGTCGTCGTCCTCGAGACGGAGGCGGAAGACGAGTTCCCGAAACAGAGCAACAAGTCGACGGCTGGCACGTTCCCATCGATGATGGCCTCGTTCGGGATTCCCGACGACGTCGTCCAGCAGTTCACCGAATCCGTGGTGCTCGAGTCGCCGAACGACTACTACGTGCAGGATCAGCCAGGTGCCGTCCTGGACTTCGGGAAGTTCAAGCGATTCCTGGTCGAGGACGGCCGCGAGAAGGGTGCGGAGTACCGCTTCGACTCGCGAGCGACAGCGCCGATCACGGAGGGTGACGAACCCGTCGGCGTCACCTACAGCGGCTCCGAGGAACTCCTCGCCGACATCGTGATCGACGCGACGGGTCCCGCGGCGCCGCTGGCGAAGAAACTCGGCGTGAGCGACCTCAAGCGGAAGAACCACGCCATCGGGATCGAGTACGAACTCGAGGGGATCGAGGTCGACCACCCCGACTACGCCGACCTGACCGACGCCATGATGTTGCGCCTCGACCACGACATCGCGCCGGGGGGTTACTCCTGGATCTTCCACACCGGCGAGGACACCGCGAAGGTGGGCGTCTGTTACATCCAGAACGACAGTCACCACCAGCACGGCCGGGACAACTTCAACATCGACGATTACCTCCAGCACTGGATCGACACCGATCCCCGATTCGCAGAGGCCGAGCGAATCGAGGGCCGCCAGCATCGCGGATCGGCGCACATCCAGCCGCCAGGCCAGATCCACACCGATCGGTTCATGGCGATCGGCGACACCGTCCCGACCGTCGACCCGCTGTGGGGCGAGGGAATCCACACCTGCATGAAGTCCGGGCGGGCGGCCGCCGTCGCCGCCGACAGCTGTCTCAAACACGGCCAGATCGAGCCCACCGCCGACAATCTCGCGGTCTACGACACGCTCTGGCACCGGGACGTCGCCCCGAACGTGGACACGCGGCTCCTGATGACCCACCTGCTCTACCTCGCCTCGAACGACCGCTACGACGACCTCATGGCGGACCTGAACCGCTTCGACACCGACACGCTGGCCCAGGCTAACAAAGGGAGCCGACTCGCGCTCGCGAAACTCCTCGGCGTTCGGGACCTGCCGTTGATCGCCCGTGTGCTCCGGGCGCGGCGGGAGTGGTACAACTAG
- a CDS encoding CBS domain-containing protein, whose protein sequence is MSLETLARSDVVTASPDSSIRDVASMMDEEMVGSVVVTEGDEPVGIVTDRDLALAVLVDGDDPESATVQDVMSGTVHTIGVDAGFYDATERMNERNVRRLPVVDDDGSLVGIITLDDLSELLADEQSELVGVIREQRAPY, encoded by the coding sequence ATGTCACTCGAGACGCTCGCCCGGAGCGACGTCGTCACCGCGTCGCCGGACAGTTCCATTCGAGACGTCGCGTCCATGATGGACGAAGAGATGGTCGGCAGCGTGGTCGTCACCGAAGGAGACGAACCGGTCGGCATCGTGACCGATCGCGACCTCGCGCTCGCGGTCCTGGTCGACGGCGACGACCCCGAATCGGCGACCGTCCAGGATGTCATGTCCGGGACGGTTCACACGATCGGCGTCGACGCAGGATTCTACGACGCGACCGAACGGATGAACGAACGCAACGTCCGGCGGTTGCCGGTCGTCGACGACGACGGCTCCCTCGTGGGGATCATCACGCTCGACGACCTGAGCGAACTGCTGGCGGACGAACAGAGCGAACTCGTCGGCGTGATCCGTGAGCAGCGCGCGCCGTACTGA
- a CDS encoding HNH endonuclease: protein MEPDARPWQADREAIFERDDHACRYCDSDSGSRTDSSSCRVAAVGDVDLEGTVHESALVTVCDDCFRTLHRSQDGVFDERTRLFETIRDVTRRQSDAISTVASFASLATQLPAAIEEGENDRATYVTARQDACLALAMVDATLDPLERAPAESDLEALAAGAADETGEAADETGEAADETGEANDDPPAETLSTTLESFCTAARSLQRDLREVVELSDGIAVGLGCCYGCFTGLEGADDPAVFDPDSSRQCPTCGLESPALEDWRDEDGDLAFDALYGAINDSLQASSKTTTALTARTQVVAECLFET from the coding sequence GTGGAACCCGACGCTCGACCCTGGCAGGCGGATCGCGAGGCGATCTTCGAACGCGACGATCACGCGTGCCGATACTGCGACAGCGACTCCGGCTCCCGTACCGACTCGTCGTCCTGCCGCGTCGCGGCGGTCGGCGACGTCGACCTCGAGGGCACGGTTCACGAGAGCGCGCTCGTCACCGTCTGTGACGACTGTTTTCGGACGCTGCACCGCTCTCAGGACGGCGTTTTCGACGAGCGAACGCGCCTCTTCGAGACGATTCGCGACGTGACGAGACGACAGAGCGACGCCATCTCGACCGTCGCCTCGTTCGCCTCACTCGCGACGCAGTTGCCGGCGGCGATCGAGGAGGGCGAGAACGACCGCGCGACCTACGTCACCGCTCGCCAGGACGCCTGCCTCGCGCTCGCGATGGTCGACGCGACCCTCGACCCGCTCGAGCGGGCGCCGGCCGAGTCTGATCTCGAGGCGCTTGCGGCGGGAGCGGCCGACGAAACGGGCGAAGCGGCCGACGAAACGGGCGAAGCGGCCGACGAAACGGGCGAAGCGAACGACGACCCGCCAGCCGAAACGCTCTCGACGACACTCGAATCGTTCTGCACCGCGGCGCGGAGCCTCCAGCGCGACCTCCGCGAGGTGGTCGAACTCTCGGACGGTATCGCGGTCGGACTCGGGTGCTGTTACGGCTGTTTCACGGGGCTCGAGGGCGCGGACGACCCCGCCGTTTTCGACCCCGACTCGTCCCGCCAGTGCCCGACCTGTGGCCTCGAGTCGCCTGCGCTCGAAGACTGGCGCGATGAGGACGGCGACCTCGCGTTCGACGCGCTCTACGGGGCGATCAACGACTCGCTCCAGGCGAGTTCGAAGACGACGACGGCGCTCACGGCACGGACGCAGGTCGTCGCCGAGTGCCTCTTCGAAACGTGA
- a CDS encoding alpha/beta fold hydrolase, whose amino-acid sequence MPRVTRDGVSIHYERERGDGRGEGVPVVFLQGLGFGRWQWRWQREALAGTGEYDLIAPDTRGTDRSDAGLPPLVGRLPRRLRSPLLRSRLSYSVGGLAADLEAVLEDAGVREAHLVGLDLGGMVAQRYALEYSRAASLTLIGTSHGGVDAMAMDEDVLSELLASADSSRETARERLRPLFTERFTNRNPHLLDRLVEWQLAQAPSNPALESQLGAMTGFDVSDRLEGIRLPTLVIHGSEDRIVPVENGRLFEAKLPNVQFLELDGGSHACFLEQADRVNDVLTSFLAEVSATTTATV is encoded by the coding sequence ATGCCACGGGTCACGCGAGATGGGGTGTCGATTCACTACGAGCGCGAGCGAGGGGACGGACGAGGCGAGGGGGTACCCGTCGTCTTCCTGCAGGGACTGGGCTTCGGGCGCTGGCAGTGGCGCTGGCAGCGCGAGGCGCTCGCCGGTACCGGCGAGTACGACCTGATCGCTCCCGACACGCGGGGTACGGATCGCTCCGACGCCGGGCTCCCCCCGCTCGTCGGCCGACTCCCGCGACGCCTCCGGTCGCCGCTCCTGCGGTCGCGCCTGAGCTACTCCGTGGGCGGACTCGCTGCCGATCTGGAGGCCGTACTCGAGGACGCCGGGGTTCGAGAGGCCCACCTCGTCGGCCTCGACCTGGGCGGGATGGTCGCCCAGCGCTACGCGCTCGAGTACTCGCGCGCGGCCTCCCTCACCCTGATCGGGACGAGCCACGGCGGGGTCGACGCGATGGCGATGGACGAGGACGTCTTGTCGGAACTCCTCGCGAGCGCCGATTCGTCCCGCGAGACCGCTCGCGAGCGACTGCGTCCGCTCTTCACCGAACGCTTCACCAACCGCAACCCCCACCTGCTGGATCGCCTGGTCGAGTGGCAACTCGCCCAGGCGCCGTCGAACCCGGCGCTCGAGTCCCAGTTGGGAGCGATGACCGGGTTCGACGTGAGCGACCGCCTCGAGGGCATTCGCCTGCCGACGCTCGTGATCCACGGGAGCGAGGATCGGATCGTCCCGGTCGAGAACGGTCGTCTGTTCGAGGCGAAACTCCCGAACGTCCAGTTCCTCGAGCTCGACGGTGGCTCCCACGCCTGCTTCCTCGAGCAGGCCGACCGGGTGAACGACGTGCTCACGTCGTTCCTCGCGGAAGTGTCGGCGACCACGACGGCGACAGTCTGA
- the priL gene encoding DNA primase regulatory subunit PriL, with protein MKRLHARYPFLEAAREAVATEAVDLATVVEQDRAVVERARERVVAALEDGGTGEPSRDARVELLSYPVARVLVSLVAENVLIRKYARAEAETAFDRFTADFTDTTELKSVESTGVDLETLLAEFDLGPSVWSVADDPPTYRIDVGAYLPLADDLWADEWRLVNRALADGEVPITEAELLTLVREAVRTRVQDGLPFDVPEPIAAALEDEAAEIREVLAEMDLTREIDTVVPDLFPPCMKALLDDVQKGEHLPHHSRFAITAFLTSIGMTTDQIVDLYRVNSSFGEEMTRYQTDHIRGDSSPTEYSPPSCATMQSYGDCVNKDDLCERIPHPMAYYEHRIDDADEDDLEDWRAESGQSAEGD; from the coding sequence ATGAAACGGCTCCACGCTCGCTACCCCTTCCTCGAGGCCGCTCGCGAGGCCGTCGCCACCGAGGCGGTCGACCTGGCGACGGTCGTCGAGCAGGACCGGGCGGTCGTCGAGCGCGCCCGCGAGCGCGTCGTCGCCGCCCTCGAGGACGGCGGAACGGGCGAGCCGAGTCGCGACGCCCGCGTCGAACTGCTCTCCTACCCGGTCGCGCGCGTCCTCGTGTCGCTGGTCGCCGAGAACGTCCTGATTCGAAAGTACGCCCGCGCGGAGGCCGAGACGGCGTTCGATCGGTTCACGGCCGACTTCACGGACACGACCGAACTCAAGAGCGTCGAGTCGACCGGGGTCGACCTCGAGACGCTACTCGCGGAGTTCGACCTCGGGCCATCGGTGTGGTCGGTCGCCGACGACCCCCCAACGTATCGGATCGACGTCGGTGCCTACCTTCCGCTCGCGGACGACCTCTGGGCGGACGAGTGGCGACTGGTCAACCGGGCGCTCGCCGACGGCGAAGTGCCGATCACCGAAGCCGAACTCCTGACGCTCGTCCGCGAGGCCGTCCGGACTCGCGTCCAGGACGGCCTCCCCTTCGACGTGCCCGAACCAATCGCGGCCGCCCTGGAGGACGAGGCCGCCGAGATCCGCGAGGTGCTGGCCGAGATGGACCTCACGCGGGAGATCGACACCGTCGTTCCGGACCTGTTCCCACCCTGCATGAAGGCGCTGCTCGACGACGTTCAGAAGGGCGAGCACCTGCCTCACCACTCACGGTTCGCGATCACCGCCTTTTTGACGAGTATCGGGATGACCACCGATCAGATCGTCGACCTCTATCGGGTCAACTCGAGTTTCGGCGAGGAGATGACGCGCTACCAGACTGACCACATTCGGGGCGATAGCTCCCCGACGGAGTACTCGCCGCCGTCGTGTGCCACCATGCAGTCGTACGGCGACTGCGTGAACAAGGACGATCTCTGTGAGCGGATTCCACACCCGATGGCCTACTACGAACACCGAATCGACGACGCCGACGAGGACGACCTCGAGGACTGGCGTGCCGAGAGTGGGCAGTCGGCCGAGGGCGACTGA
- a CDS encoding DUF7472 family protein: MLERDRLIEIGVAIPMVAIMIGAMMVVGENYKTNGTLTPEGGQLLVGTIIGFVVLMLAVGVALAYVTNDSVDASA; this comes from the coding sequence ATGCTCGAGCGCGACCGACTCATCGAAATCGGCGTCGCAATCCCGATGGTGGCCATCATGATCGGCGCGATGATGGTCGTCGGCGAGAACTACAAGACGAACGGGACGCTTACCCCCGAGGGCGGACAGCTGCTCGTGGGGACGATCATCGGTTTCGTCGTGCTCATGCTGGCGGTCGGCGTCGCACTCGCGTACGTGACGAACGATTCCGTCGACGCATCGGCCTGA
- a CDS encoding preprotein translocase subunit Sec61beta, with translation MDKGQNTGGLMSSAGLVRYFDAEDNRGIRIDPKTVIAFGVLLGVLVQLLTFVA, from the coding sequence ATGGATAAAGGACAGAACACCGGCGGGCTGATGTCCAGTGCGGGACTCGTTCGCTACTTCGACGCTGAGGACAACCGCGGGATTCGCATCGATCCGAAGACGGTCATCGCCTTCGGCGTCCTGCTCGGCGTTCTCGTACAGCTGTTGACGTTCGTCGCGTAG
- the pdxT gene encoding pyridoxal 5'-phosphate synthase glutaminase subunit PdxT, with product MTLVAGVVGVQGNVSEHTTAIERACEARGEDVVVHEIRTDGVVPECDLLAMPGGESTTISRLIHRERIAEEVVDHVDAGKPLLATCAGLIIAAADAQDDRVETLNLLDVHVERNAFGRQKDSFEAPLDVAGLEEPFPGVFIRAPVIDQVGDATVLAEWEGRPVAVQQGSVVATSFHPELTQDDRIHELAFFE from the coding sequence ATGACTCTGGTTGCGGGCGTCGTCGGGGTGCAGGGGAACGTCAGCGAACACACGACGGCCATCGAACGCGCCTGCGAGGCGCGAGGCGAGGACGTCGTCGTCCACGAAATTCGAACCGACGGCGTGGTGCCCGAGTGCGACCTGCTCGCGATGCCCGGCGGTGAGTCGACGACCATCTCGCGGCTGATCCACCGCGAGAGAATCGCCGAGGAGGTCGTCGACCACGTCGACGCCGGGAAACCGCTGCTCGCCACCTGTGCGGGCCTGATCATCGCCGCGGCCGACGCCCAGGACGACCGCGTCGAGACGCTGAACCTCCTGGACGTCCACGTCGAGCGCAACGCCTTCGGCCGGCAGAAAGACAGCTTCGAGGCTCCGCTCGATGTCGCGGGACTCGAGGAACCGTTCCCTGGCGTCTTCATCCGCGCGCCGGTGATCGACCAGGTCGGCGACGCGACGGTGCTCGCCGAGTGGGAGGGGCGCCCGGTTGCGGTTCAACAGGGATCGGTCGTCGCCACGTCGTTCCACCCGGAACTGACGCAGGACGACCGAATCCACGAACTGGCGTTTTTCGAGTGA
- a CDS encoding ABC transporter substrate-binding protein, protein MSRQAGTRRGLTRRETIAYSGTVLGGSVLSGCLSGEGNGDGGSPTSTGSGAEGDPNGEATRSEGEPHTATLAPVGEVTFDAVPESVFTVFPWYADMAVALGHGDSINSLWWAEEFDAILQYFTADLEGVSVSWADLEGEYGANEERLYELDSDLHLVDPAWLSTQDGWDRDAIDRIADTVAPWFGNQYSNLHQTPPEAWAADYEYYTLWELFEQVAAVYRERARYEALASVHADLLARIERDRPAQADRPTVGYLQLPTDLSAVSVLRLNAPGYYNAHTRPLGSTDAFEDLEITGEFASVDFETLLEADPDVLLVLWGMTSSVDLEALRANLEDHSIGGHLSAVQEGRVYTQGTRFQGPLMNLFQLEMTAKQLYPEQVGEWPGYEDGDSYPDFDADEQLFDRQRVSTIVTEGSDA, encoded by the coding sequence ATGTCGAGACAAGCGGGGACTCGCCGAGGGCTGACCCGGCGAGAGACGATCGCGTACAGTGGAACCGTCCTCGGTGGTAGCGTACTCTCTGGCTGTCTGTCCGGAGAGGGGAACGGAGACGGGGGTTCGCCCACGTCGACCGGGTCGGGTGCCGAAGGCGATCCGAACGGCGAAGCCACCCGCTCCGAAGGCGAACCTCACACCGCCACACTGGCGCCCGTGGGCGAGGTGACGTTCGACGCGGTTCCGGAATCCGTCTTCACCGTCTTCCCCTGGTACGCCGACATGGCGGTCGCGCTCGGACACGGCGACAGTATCAACTCACTGTGGTGGGCCGAGGAGTTCGACGCGATCTTGCAGTACTTCACCGCGGACCTCGAGGGCGTGTCGGTCTCGTGGGCAGACCTCGAGGGCGAGTACGGGGCGAACGAGGAGCGACTGTACGAACTCGACAGCGACCTCCACCTCGTCGACCCCGCCTGGCTGTCGACCCAAGACGGCTGGGACCGCGACGCCATCGATCGAATCGCCGACACCGTCGCACCGTGGTTCGGCAACCAGTACAGTAACCTCCACCAGACGCCGCCCGAGGCGTGGGCCGCCGATTACGAGTACTACACGCTCTGGGAACTATTCGAACAGGTTGCCGCCGTCTACCGCGAGCGAGCCCGGTACGAGGCGCTGGCGTCGGTCCACGCTGACCTCCTCGCCAGGATCGAGCGCGACCGGCCGGCACAAGCGGATCGTCCAACCGTTGGCTACCTCCAGCTGCCGACCGACCTCAGCGCCGTCTCCGTCCTCCGGTTGAACGCCCCCGGCTACTACAACGCCCACACGCGACCGCTCGGGTCGACCGACGCGTTCGAAGACCTCGAGATCACCGGCGAGTTCGCCTCGGTGGACTTCGAGACGCTGCTCGAGGCCGACCCCGACGTCCTCCTCGTGCTCTGGGGGATGACGTCGTCGGTGGATCTCGAGGCGTTGCGCGCAAATCTCGAGGATCACTCCATTGGTGGCCACCTCTCCGCGGTCCAGGAGGGGCGAGTGTACACGCAGGGAACGCGGTTCCAGGGACCGCTCATGAACCTGTTCCAGCTCGAGATGACGGCCAAACAGCTCTATCCGGAGCAGGTCGGCGAGTGGCCGGGATACGAAGACGGCGACAGCTATCCCGACTTCGACGCGGACGAGCAGTTGTTCGATCGCCAGCGGGTGAGCACTATCGTTACGGAGGGTAGCGACGCATGA